One Ignavibacterium sp. DNA segment encodes these proteins:
- a CDS encoding S8 family serine peptidase, whose protein sequence is MSKPVLIIIILSSFISAQNKYFIYFKDKGPENSFSQLNKNSVGYQEALNLLTDKAVERRIKNMGDEYITFEDLKIYSDYIAEIENLGVNILRELSWFNSVSAYLNSDQIEKIKYLPYVKSIEPVKKLFYKNDFEFEIDNSLSKVYDTTFNYGLAYKQVNLSDIPFIHSKNISGKNVLIGILDSGFDWKYHEALKTKNVIAEYDFVFNDSITANQPGDIQSQDRHGTYVFSLLAGSTDSIVIGPAFNSSFILAKTEDVRSETQIEEDNYAAALIWMESLGVDITTSSLGYNEFDNSNSSYSYSDMDGKTTIVTKAVNLAYLRGVSTFTSAGNEGNTSWKYITAPADGYKIISVGAVDELGNIASFSSRGPTYDGRIKPEVVACGVNDYGALAHTVNSYMFGTGTSASTPIASGIAALLLSAFPHLKNEQIRNIILESSSNSLNPNNNIGYGIMTAKGAIEFPNLQKESNEFILHKMIFEDRIRENSVNIVFKIADDLLEPIQMTKSDMYSFVYTFPQNNNGEVIQFYITYSDSSNNFYRKPENGFYRYVYGTELISLNLETQQYQSDNKISEFFPNPFLPADHKNVQIRFYSNGNELFKILIIDGAGQKVIERNISTVPGNNLFEWDGYSDRGYVCASGVYYALIQFGGKEYGKKLVLLK, encoded by the coding sequence ATGAGCAAACCGGTTTTAATTATTATTATTCTTTCTTCTTTTATTTCAGCACAGAATAAGTATTTTATTTATTTCAAAGACAAAGGACCCGAGAATTCTTTCAGCCAGCTGAATAAAAACAGTGTTGGTTATCAGGAGGCTCTTAATCTTTTAACTGATAAAGCTGTTGAAAGAAGAATTAAGAATATGGGTGATGAGTATATTACTTTTGAAGACTTAAAAATTTACTCCGATTATATAGCAGAAATCGAAAATCTTGGAGTGAATATTCTTAGAGAACTTTCATGGTTTAATTCGGTATCTGCTTATCTTAATTCTGATCAGATTGAAAAAATAAAATATCTGCCGTATGTAAAATCAATAGAGCCGGTAAAAAAACTTTTCTATAAAAATGATTTTGAGTTTGAAATTGATAATTCTTTATCAAAAGTATATGATACTACTTTTAACTATGGGTTAGCGTACAAACAAGTTAATTTGTCGGATATTCCTTTTATCCATTCAAAAAATATTTCAGGAAAAAATGTTCTGATTGGAATACTTGACTCAGGATTTGATTGGAAATACCACGAAGCTTTAAAAACTAAAAATGTAATAGCTGAATATGATTTTGTTTTTAATGATTCAATAACTGCAAATCAACCAGGTGATATTCAATCACAAGATCGCCACGGTACTTATGTTTTTTCTTTACTAGCTGGTTCAACTGATAGTATTGTGATTGGTCCTGCATTTAATTCGTCTTTCATTTTGGCAAAAACAGAAGATGTTAGAAGTGAAACCCAGATTGAAGAAGATAATTATGCAGCAGCTTTAATATGGATGGAGTCACTCGGAGTTGATATTACAACCAGCTCTTTGGGTTATAATGAGTTTGATAATAGTAATTCTTCATATTCTTATTCTGATATGGACGGGAAAACCACAATTGTAACTAAAGCTGTTAATCTTGCTTATCTTCGCGGTGTTTCTACTTTTACATCAGCAGGAAATGAAGGAAATACTTCCTGGAAATATATTACTGCACCTGCAGATGGATATAAAATCATTTCTGTTGGAGCAGTTGATGAACTTGGAAATATAGCATCTTTCAGCAGTCGCGGTCCAACATACGATGGAAGAATAAAACCTGAAGTTGTTGCATGCGGTGTTAATGATTATGGAGCATTAGCTCATACTGTAAACTCTTATATGTTTGGCACCGGCACTTCTGCATCTACACCTATTGCAAGTGGAATAGCAGCTCTGCTTCTATCAGCTTTCCCGCATCTAAAAAATGAGCAGATAAGAAATATAATTCTTGAGTCATCATCAAATTCATTAAATCCAAATAATAATATTGGATATGGAATAATGACTGCAAAAGGTGCAATTGAATTTCCAAATCTGCAAAAAGAATCTAATGAGTTTATTTTGCACAAAATGATCTTTGAGGATAGGATTAGAGAAAATTCTGTTAATATTGTTTTCAAAATCGCAGATGATCTGTTAGAACCAATTCAAATGACTAAAAGTGATATGTACAGTTTTGTTTATACTTTTCCGCAAAATAACAATGGAGAAGTTATTCAATTTTATATCACTTATTCTGACAGTTCGAATAATTTTTATCGTAAGCCGGAAAATGGTTTTTATAGATATGTTTATGGTACAGAATTAATTTCTCTGAATCTGGAAACACAACAATATCAGTCAGATAATAAAATAAGTGAATTTTTCCCTAATCCGTTTTTACCTGCTGACCATAAGAATGTGCAAATCAGGTTTTATTCTAACGGGAATGAATTATTTAAAATATTAATTATTGATGGAGCTGGGCAGAAGGTTATTGAAAGAAATATAAGTACAGTTCCTGGCAATAATTTATTTGAATGGGATGGATATTCTGATAGAGGTTATGTGTGTGCAAGTGGTGTTTATTATGCCCTGATTCAATTTGGTGGTAAAGAATATGGTAAAAAATTAGTGCTGTTAAAGTAA
- a CDS encoding O-methyltransferase, translated as MKNILFPAQKKYLESYRKQEDKLILEMEEFAEENSIPIIEWHAIEFIEKLILISKPKRVLEIGTAIGYSTIRIARCLARSSSMFTIEKSSDNVELASKYINRSGESKKIKLIYGDALSVLPQMDKKFDFIFLDADKHDYKRLFDYSMLLLKKGGIIIVDNVLWHGYTASSNVPAKYKTSTRHIRDFNKIFILQQNLDSMILPVGDGLGFGIKK; from the coding sequence ATGAAGAATATTCTTTTTCCTGCTCAAAAAAAATATCTGGAATCATACAGAAAACAGGAAGATAAACTAATTCTTGAGATGGAAGAATTTGCCGAAGAGAATTCGATTCCAATTATTGAATGGCATGCAATTGAGTTTATTGAAAAATTAATTCTTATCAGTAAGCCTAAACGAGTACTGGAAATTGGTACAGCAATTGGTTATTCAACAATAAGAATTGCCCGTTGCCTTGCCAGATCATCTTCAATGTTTACTATTGAAAAAAGCAGTGATAATGTTGAACTGGCTTCAAAGTATATTAACAGATCAGGTGAAAGTAAAAAGATAAAACTTATCTATGGTGATGCATTAAGTGTTTTACCGCAGATGGATAAAAAATTTGATTTTATTTTTCTTGATGCTGATAAACATGATTATAAAAGATTGTTTGATTATTCTATGCTGTTATTAAAAAAGGGAGGGATAATTATTGTTGATAATGTTTTATGGCATGGTTATACAGCTTCATCAAATGTACCTGCTAAATATAAAACCTCAACAAGACATATAAGAGATTTCAACAAAATATTTATTCTTCAGCAAAACCTTGATTCAATGATTCTGCCGGTTGGTGATGGCTTAGGTTTCGGAATTAAAAAATGA
- a CDS encoding Ppx/GppA phosphatase family protein: MDKTKNRIAAIDIGTNSFHLIILEITNNNKLKLLDRDRVFLRIGNIKQNGLNIISKSDTEAAVNVLLKFKQLADFHKARIFAIATSAVREASNNKEFISEVFNRTRVKIKIIDGKSEAKLIFLGMKNALDLSSSNVLGIDIGGGSTEFIYAVNGKVKYADSVKIGAVRLSNVFFSEYKITKSAVSACEDYVEAHIQKQIDMKIFRKIDIAVGSSGTVDTICMIKNIQSGNAVRKKLNGFEFSYDEFEDIYNLIMNLRTPDERMNVPGLESKRADIIPAGLIILKKIFQLFDLNKMILSEYALREGIVFKALNLN, encoded by the coding sequence ATGGATAAAACTAAAAATAGAATTGCTGCAATAGATATCGGAACCAATTCCTTTCATCTTATAATCCTGGAAATTACCAATAACAATAAACTTAAATTACTGGATCGCGACAGAGTTTTTTTAAGAATCGGGAATATCAAACAAAACGGTTTGAATATTATTTCAAAAAGTGATACCGAAGCAGCAGTAAATGTTTTATTGAAATTTAAACAACTGGCAGATTTTCATAAAGCAAGGATTTTTGCTATTGCTACAAGTGCTGTAAGAGAAGCTTCAAACAACAAAGAATTTATCAGCGAAGTTTTTAATCGAACAAGAGTAAAAATTAAAATTATTGATGGGAAATCTGAAGCAAAATTAATATTCCTTGGGATGAAGAATGCACTTGATCTAAGCAGCTCAAATGTGCTTGGAATTGATATTGGAGGCGGAAGCACTGAATTTATTTATGCTGTTAACGGAAAAGTTAAATATGCTGATAGTGTAAAAATTGGAGCTGTAAGATTATCCAATGTTTTTTTCTCTGAATATAAAATTACAAAATCAGCTGTAAGCGCTTGCGAGGATTATGTTGAAGCTCATATTCAAAAACAAATTGATATGAAGATATTCAGAAAAATTGACATTGCTGTTGGTTCATCAGGAACAGTAGATACTATTTGTATGATAAAAAATATTCAATCAGGTAATGCCGTTAGAAAAAAATTAAATGGATTTGAATTTTCTTATGATGAATTTGAAGATATTTATAATCTTATAATGAATCTAAGAACGCCCGACGAAAGGATGAATGTACCTGGATTAGAATCAAAACGTGCTGATATAATTCCCGCAGGTTTGATTATACTAAAAAAAATATTTCAATTATTTGATTTAAACAAGATGATATTATCCGAATACGCCTTGCGTGAAGGTATAGTTTTCAAAGCATTAAATTTGAACTAA
- the lepB gene encoding signal peptidase I, giving the protein MKRLLKILVLLLFIALLLKLFVVDAFKIPTGSMKNTLIEGDFIIVNKLAYSFSTPHQIPFWGKRLQRMKISATGKPEFNDVIAFEIPANYYDPASKDYSILIKRIIGLPGDTIELKEQELFVNNIKYRTPSYIKIDLEEQPIENIDSKIFPYDSKWTTVNYGPIVIPKKGMTVELNPNNILQWQNVINTEFGKKVVSIEGTVITVNGVAVRDYTFNKDYYFVLGDNRKNSIDSRYFGYVSEDWLIGKALFIYWSQIPVQTSGISDFFSSIRFSRLMQSID; this is encoded by the coding sequence ATGAAACGCCTGTTAAAAATATTAGTACTTCTTTTGTTTATAGCACTGCTGCTAAAATTATTTGTTGTTGATGCTTTCAAAATTCCAACAGGTTCAATGAAAAATACTTTGATTGAAGGTGATTTTATCATTGTAAACAAATTAGCATATTCTTTTTCTACACCGCATCAAATACCTTTTTGGGGCAAACGGCTACAAAGAATGAAAATCTCAGCAACCGGAAAACCAGAGTTTAATGATGTTATCGCATTTGAAATACCAGCTAATTATTATGATCCTGCTTCTAAAGACTATTCAATTCTGATAAAAAGAATTATTGGTTTGCCTGGCGATACAATAGAGTTAAAAGAACAAGAATTATTTGTAAACAACATTAAATATCGAACACCTTCTTATATTAAAATTGATCTTGAAGAGCAGCCAATTGAAAATATTGATTCAAAGATATTTCCTTATGATAGTAAGTGGACTACTGTTAATTACGGTCCTATTGTAATTCCGAAAAAAGGAATGACAGTTGAATTAAATCCTAACAACATTTTGCAATGGCAGAATGTAATTAATACAGAATTTGGTAAGAAAGTCGTTAGCATTGAGGGAACTGTCATAACGGTTAACGGTGTTGCAGTAAGAGATTACACATTTAATAAAGACTATTATTTTGTTCTTGGTGATAACAGAAAAAATAGTATTGATAGCCGCTATTTTGGCTATGTTTCTGAAGATTGGTTAATTGGAAAGGCATTGTTTATTTATTGGTCACAGATACCAGTGCAAACTTCCGGAATTAGTGATTTTTTCTCATCCATAAGATTTAGCCGGTTAATGCAGTCTATAGACTAG
- the lepA gene encoding translation elongation factor 4, which translates to MNNIRNFCIIAHIDHGKSTIADCLLEKTGVVSAREAKDQILDNLELERERGITIKSHAIQMHYRFKGQEYVLNLIDTPGHVDFTYEVSRSLAACEGAILIVDAAQGVEAQTISNLYLAIDAGLEIIPVINKIDLPSAEIDKVANQIIELIGCDKEDIIHTSAKSKIGINELLEAVIERVPPPKGDPNAPLQALIFDSVFDSYRGAIAYIRIFEGTLKTNDKLKFFKVHIESDAEEIGTLGLKKIKTDELSAGDVGYIIAGIKDVHETKVGDTITHAKNGAAEPLPGYKDVKPMVYSGLYPTDSDDFEDLRDALDKFRLNDSALIYQPETSAALGFGFRCGFLGLLHMEIVQERLLREYNQSIITTLPNVEYYVYTKKGEKITVDNPAEMPPVGSIDRVEEPYMKAQIVTPSEYVGNIMKLAMDKRGTYINTNYIDPTRADIQFEFPLSEIIFDFYDKLKSSTRGYASFDYEYIGYRESDLVKLDILLNGEPVDALSMIVHRSKSFEWGRKVSSKLKDLIPRQMFEISIQAAIGTKVISKSIVKALRKNVIAKCYGGDISRKRKLLEKQKEGKKRMKQVGNVEIPQEAFLAVLQIED; encoded by the coding sequence ATGAATAACATTAGAAATTTTTGCATTATTGCGCACATAGATCATGGTAAATCAACAATAGCTGATTGTTTACTTGAAAAAACCGGTGTTGTTTCTGCCCGTGAAGCAAAAGATCAGATATTAGATAATTTAGAACTTGAACGGGAACGTGGAATTACTATAAAATCACATGCAATTCAAATGCATTATCGGTTTAAGGGACAGGAATATGTTCTTAATTTAATTGATACGCCTGGTCATGTGGATTTTACGTATGAAGTTTCGCGCTCACTAGCAGCATGTGAAGGTGCTATACTTATCGTTGACGCCGCACAAGGAGTTGAAGCTCAAACGATTAGTAATCTTTATCTTGCAATTGATGCTGGATTAGAGATTATCCCTGTTATAAATAAAATCGATCTGCCAAGTGCTGAAATTGATAAAGTAGCTAATCAAATTATTGAACTGATTGGTTGTGATAAAGAAGATATAATCCATACAAGTGCTAAGTCTAAAATTGGAATAAATGAATTATTAGAAGCAGTTATTGAAAGAGTGCCACCGCCAAAAGGTGATCCAAATGCACCGCTTCAGGCTTTGATTTTTGATTCTGTTTTTGATTCTTACCGGGGAGCTATTGCTTACATTAGAATATTTGAAGGTACGCTTAAAACAAATGATAAACTCAAATTCTTTAAAGTACATATTGAATCTGATGCAGAAGAAATTGGCACCTTAGGTCTGAAGAAAATCAAAACAGATGAACTTTCAGCAGGTGATGTTGGATATATTATTGCAGGGATTAAAGATGTTCACGAAACAAAGGTTGGCGATACAATTACTCATGCAAAAAATGGTGCTGCAGAGCCGTTGCCGGGTTATAAAGATGTAAAGCCAATGGTTTACAGCGGGTTATATCCAACTGACTCTGACGACTTTGAAGATCTTCGTGATGCTTTGGATAAATTCAGATTAAATGATTCCGCTTTAATATATCAACCGGAAACATCTGCCGCATTAGGGTTTGGATTTAGATGCGGCTTTCTTGGTTTACTGCATATGGAAATTGTTCAGGAACGATTATTACGCGAATATAATCAATCAATAATTACAACATTACCAAACGTTGAGTATTATGTTTATACTAAAAAGGGAGAGAAAATAACTGTTGATAATCCCGCTGAAATGCCTCCTGTTGGCAGCATTGACAGAGTTGAAGAACCGTATATGAAAGCGCAAATAGTTACTCCAAGCGAATATGTCGGGAATATTATGAAGCTTGCAATGGATAAGCGAGGCACTTATATAAATACTAATTATATTGATCCCACACGTGCAGATATTCAATTCGAGTTCCCTCTTTCAGAAATAATTTTTGATTTTTATGATAAACTTAAATCCTCTACCCGGGGTTATGCTTCTTTTGATTATGAATATATAGGCTATCGTGAATCTGATCTTGTAAAACTTGATATTCTCTTAAATGGTGAACCAGTTGATGCTCTTTCGATGATTGTTCATCGAAGTAAATCTTTTGAGTGGGGCAGAAAGGTCAGTTCAAAACTTAAAGACCTGATACCAAGGCAGATGTTTGAAATAAGTATTCAGGCGGCAATCGGTACAAAAGTAATTTCAAAATCAATTGTTAAAGCTCTTAGGAAAAATGTTATTGCCAAATGTTACGGCGGAGATATATCCCGTAAAAGGAAATTACTTGAAAAACAAAAAGAAGGTAAAAAGCGTATGAAGCAAGTTGGCAATGTTGAAATTCCGCAAGAAGCATTTTTAGCTGTTTTACAAATAGAGGATTAG
- a CDS encoding MarR family transcriptional regulator yields the protein MDINQNAESLANLTFVLLANCQEKEARLAEIHNLTQAEFRCLRLFGSDESINNKAIAERMNLSPSRLTRIIDGLVQKEYIIREIDPNDRRNMRVSLSKKGQLLVQQLNKAYIDIHKDILQDIDEEQHQPLITAMTYFLSALEKWIAKS from the coding sequence ATGGATATAAATCAAAACGCAGAAAGTTTAGCTAATTTAACTTTTGTCTTATTAGCTAACTGCCAGGAAAAAGAAGCTCGTCTTGCTGAAATTCATAATCTTACACAAGCTGAATTCAGATGTTTAAGATTATTCGGATCAGACGAAAGTATAAACAATAAAGCTATTGCTGAAAGGATGAATTTAAGTCCAAGCAGATTAACCAGAATCATCGATGGCTTAGTTCAAAAAGAATATATCATCAGGGAAATTGACCCTAACGACAGAAGAAATATGAGAGTTTCTTTATCAAAGAAGGGACAGCTTCTTGTTCAGCAGTTAAACAAGGCTTATATAGATATTCATAAAGATATACTGCAGGATATTGACGAAGAACAGCATCAACCGCTTATTACTGCAATGACTTACTTTTTATCTGCTTTGGAAAAGTGGATTGCTAAATCGTAG
- a CDS encoding glycosyltransferase family 9 protein — protein sequence MAHSSALSKIILSFLKKYYSIKENNNCDLGEVRKVLIVRQHNQLGDMLASVSLFRAIKEKYKDSKLFLIVSPVNKAAVIKNKYVDGFFVFDKPKVFLPIRFIKFIRYLRQGFDVVIVPSTVSVSFTSNLISRISKSRIRIGVKNLDGKENESSFFFDQRIELDWRKEPDSNVADFILDIVRPFGITTNDYSSNIAFDDNDLDTARNFVNKIMMDKQSRLIGIHVGAGKPQNKWSLNKYIKLVELLEKNYKCCFYITGSKFDKEELNYVKEKSKVTIHQYLNHSIPEVAALISISDLYVTNDTGLMHVAGTTQTPQISLFGQTNPFNWAPYGKDKIFLRKSDLIDDIETEDVFEICKLLLNKSDG from the coding sequence ATGGCTCATAGTTCAGCTCTGTCAAAAATAATTTTATCATTCCTCAAAAAGTATTATTCAATAAAAGAAAATAACAATTGTGATTTAGGTGAAGTAAGAAAAGTTCTGATTGTAAGACAACATAATCAACTTGGTGATATGCTGGCATCAGTTTCGTTATTTCGTGCAATAAAAGAAAAGTATAAGGATTCAAAATTATTTTTAATAGTCAGTCCGGTAAACAAAGCTGCTGTAATCAAAAATAAATATGTAGATGGTTTTTTTGTTTTTGATAAGCCGAAAGTTTTTCTTCCGATAAGATTTATTAAATTCATCAGATATTTACGTCAGGGGTTTGATGTTGTTATTGTACCTTCAACAGTTTCTGTTTCATTTACAAGTAATTTAATTTCAAGAATATCCAAAAGCCGTATTAGAATTGGTGTTAAAAATCTTGATGGTAAGGAAAACGAAAGCTCATTCTTTTTTGATCAAAGAATAGAACTTGATTGGAGGAAAGAACCAGATTCAAATGTAGCTGATTTTATTCTCGATATTGTTCGACCTTTCGGAATAACTACAAATGATTATAGCAGTAATATAGCGTTTGATGATAATGATCTTGATACTGCAAGGAATTTTGTTAATAAAATTATGATGGATAAGCAGTCTCGTTTGATTGGTATTCATGTCGGTGCAGGTAAACCTCAGAATAAGTGGTCATTAAACAAATATATTAAACTTGTTGAGTTGCTTGAAAAAAATTATAAATGTTGTTTTTATATAACCGGTTCAAAGTTTGACAAAGAAGAACTTAATTATGTTAAAGAAAAATCTAAAGTTACAATTCATCAATACTTGAATCATTCAATTCCTGAAGTGGCTGCACTTATTTCAATTTCTGATTTATACGTAACAAATGATACTGGGTTAATGCACGTAGCAGGTACTACACAAACTCCGCAAATTTCTCTTTTTGGTCAAACAAACCCATTCAATTGGGCACCCTATGGTAAAGACAAAATATTTTTAAGAAAATCTGACTTAATAGATGATATTGAAACTGAAGATGTTTTTGAGATTTGTAAACTTCTTTTAAACAAATCTGATGGATAA
- a CDS encoding deoxynucleoside kinase — protein sequence MAVSEEIKYIAVEGVIGAGKTALAKKLKARLEAKLILEQFEANPFLENFYNDRKRYAFQTQMFFLINRFKQQEELNQEDLFSNFIICDYIFDKDKIFAYLNLSAEELKLYESVFPLLLRNLRKPDLVVYLQSSVDRLMFNIKKRSRSIERNLSRNYIEELSEAYNHFFFRYNSTPLLIVNSSEIDFVNNDSDFEELFREIFRAERGPIEYFNPERKLSG from the coding sequence TTGGCTGTATCTGAAGAAATCAAATATATTGCTGTAGAGGGTGTAATTGGTGCCGGAAAAACAGCACTTGCAAAAAAACTAAAAGCACGTTTAGAAGCAAAACTTATTCTTGAACAATTTGAAGCAAATCCATTCCTTGAAAACTTTTATAATGACAGAAAAAGATATGCTTTTCAAACTCAGATGTTTTTTTTAATTAACAGGTTCAAACAGCAGGAAGAGTTAAATCAGGAAGACCTGTTTAGTAATTTTATTATTTGCGATTACATTTTTGATAAGGATAAAATATTTGCTTATTTAAATCTTTCGGCTGAAGAACTAAAACTCTATGAATCAGTGTTTCCACTATTATTAAGAAATCTCAGAAAACCTGATCTGGTTGTTTATTTACAATCCAGTGTGGATAGACTGATGTTTAATATAAAAAAACGCAGCAGAAGTATTGAGAGAAATCTGTCCAGAAATTATATTGAAGAATTGAGCGAAGCATACAACCACTTTTTTTTCAGATATAATTCAACTCCGCTCTTGATCGTTAATTCATCAGAAATTGATTTTGTTAATAATGACAGTGATTTTGAAGAATTATTCAGAGAGATTTTCAGAGCAGAACGCGGACCAATTGAGTACTTTAATCCTGAGAGAAAATTATCTGGTTAG
- a CDS encoding YigZ family protein — MLPEQIKTVKEYKQYSLKEKGSEFIAIVYSADNNTTAQNYLSEIRKKYYDATHHCYAYKIKNAEQKYSDDGEPNGTAGIRILNAIEHFDLTDVLLIVVRYFGGTKLGVGPLGKAYYNASISVLEQSEIIQKILYEEVEIEVEFSFVSHIHRVANQLSAIINETQFTDKAFFTCYIKPKNINKFISELTNLTNGQISIQRKILFRYLVK, encoded by the coding sequence ATGCTGCCAGAACAAATAAAAACTGTAAAAGAATACAAACAGTACTCTCTCAAAGAAAAAGGTTCGGAGTTTATAGCAATAGTTTATTCTGCTGATAATAATACCACTGCACAAAATTATCTGTCAGAAATTCGAAAAAAATACTATGATGCCACACATCACTGTTATGCTTATAAAATTAAAAACGCTGAACAGAAATATTCCGATGATGGAGAGCCAAATGGTACAGCCGGAATCAGGATCTTAAATGCAATTGAACATTTCGATTTAACCGATGTATTGTTGATTGTAGTGAGATATTTCGGCGGAACCAAGCTTGGGGTAGGCCCGCTGGGTAAAGCTTATTATAACGCATCTATCAGCGTTTTGGAGCAGTCAGAAATCATACAGAAAATACTGTATGAAGAAGTTGAGATTGAAGTGGAATTTAGTTTTGTTAGTCATATTCATAGAGTTGCAAACCAGCTATCGGCAATTATTAATGAAACACAATTTACTGATAAAGCATTCTTTACCTGTTACATCAAACCAAAGAATATTAATAAATTTATTTCAGAGCTAACAAATCTTACTAACGGACAAATCTCAATACAAAGAAAAATACTATTCAGATATTTAGTTAAATAA